GGTCGCCATGCGTGTATGAAAGGCGGGGCATGGGTTAGTACGGGGAACGAGGCTACACGCGATGCTCGCTTCGCCTTTCGCCGCCATTTCTTCCAATACATCGGACTTCGATACGTGGAAGGTGAACCGGTGCAAGAGGGGTTTCTCAACTTGAATTCGTTGGGGCTTGATCCCATGGTGGATGCCATTACGGATGCCAACTACCGTCCTTCGTTTAATGACATCCCTAATGGTTTCGTACAGATAGCAGAATTTGTTATGAACCAGTTCAGGTGTTGTGCTAGGACAGGGCCGAAGCGTGCCCTTGATTTTGCGTGTGGGGCTGGACGGATAGCATTTGAGCTGACGTCAATGTTTGATCAAGTGGTTGGGTCGGATTTTTCTGCCCGATTGCTCATTCCCGCCTACGCTATCAGTGAGCGCGGAAGCTACACATATAGTATTGTGAACTCTTCTACGTCGAGACGTGTAGAACAAACCTTCAAGTCGCTGGGGTACCCGTGGGATGCAACCCGAGGGcgcgctgttttttttcaagcAGATCCTACGAACCTACACTCCCACATGAAAGATTTCTCGTTGATCTTGTGCTGGAACACGCTGGATAGGAGCTACAACCCCACCGCTGTTCCGTCGCATATGGTTGACAGGCTTGTGGTGGGTGGTTTGATTGTCTTCGGGCTTGATGGAGTGACTGATGAAGTCAacgaaggaaagagggagcaGGGGGGTGAGGAAACACCCAAGCAGGTCGTCTTCTCAGAAAACGAGATCTATCATCTGTTGGGCGGAGAAAACGTGGTGGACCGCGTCGGAGACCCAACACAACTGACGGTTGCGTTTCCTGCGTCAGACTCTACAGCAACTTTCAGAAAAGTTCGGCTGTCCGTCTACCGAAAGAAATAAGTGATGGACAAAGCTCTACCTCCTCTCCAGTTTGTATGAAGTCACAGTCGCGCCTCGAGTCTTCTTCCAATGAGGCTTTAACATGATGGTAGGGCGTTTAGTTTTTCGGTTATTTTCcataattttctttcttatttgGTTTTTCGGCTTAACAAAAGGCCGGTTTCCGGCCCTCCCCACCGCGGGCGCTTTGCTACGGGCCACCGTCTATGCACTGGCCCGCCTCATAGCATTTGAATACGTACATATACTTGTATTCGAATAGTTTGTGCAGCTCTAATGAAAAAAGTATGTTTTCAGGGTTTATGAGATATACCATTtgtgtttaattttttgtacCCTCGTATTCACATTGTTTACTCATTTATCAAAAGAGGAAGTGGTAGCGTGGAGGCAGGTAAACGCCGCCGGCTACGAGCGAACGGGTGTCGGGAAACGACGATGTGTTAGCGATTTCGTTTGGGATACCATAATTGAGGAGAGAGATCGTTGGCATTCGGTGATGGAAGAGGGATGCATTCTGCTAGTTTTGTCAGTGAAGTAAAATGGACTGtgcccactttttttttcttcgtattGCTAAGCGGCGAGAAATGTGCATGATATCCCCGCCTCAGTGCCCTGACTACCCCTCCCACTCATGGCGGTTGTTGAGTTGTTTTGATGGTCCCTATGGGTCGTTTCTTTGTGTTCTCAGGTGCTTCCGCTTGAGCGTGTGTCCGTTATTCAGAACATATTGAGGGCCAACTTATGTAAGGCACTTGTGTAACTATGGGATTGGAGGTGTGGCTTTGTTGTGGTAGGGTCGAAGTTCAGCGTATTGTGGCAGATCAACCCCATTTCCTGTTTGCTCGCGTCAGGAGGacactgtttcttttttttttttaaaggcaCAAGGGAATACGCCTGGGTTAGTGCGCTGCATTTGACCTTATATCCGGTTCCTATTGATGAGGCTGGCTTCGTTTTGGCGGCGGTATATTCAACCAAGCGCGATCCTTGAATCGACTATGCCCTCCACTACGCTATGTCGGCTTACTGACTTTAGGATCCACCTCGTTGACCTCTGTCCTTTTACTTGGGGTGTTTAAACTGGGTTCGGGCTCTGTGGGTGCTCGTCAGCGACCGTCGTTTACATCGGACAtctttaattatttttattccataatccgtttgtgtttttgtaccCCTCACTCCAATATACGAGGGTGTAAGGGCCTGAGAGTTATGTGCATGTGGGAGGAACTCTTCGTATTAATgcagtttcttgttttttgtttgcataCGCCAGCCGAGTACCACGCACCTTCTCGTTTcccatatgtgtgtgtatctcCTTCCGTAGGTCTGCGCGCTGTTTGTCTTCTTTTACGGTCATTTGTCATTATTTCGTTAATTTCTTTTGCCCCTTGTAGATACGCGGTGCGGCCAGTAAGTTGGGATGCGGCGTGCATTGTACCGTGGGGTGACCGAGTCAGGAGctgaaataagaaattttgcTGTTCACGCTGGATGCATGCGACGCTGGTGCAGCGCTGCGAGTGGTTCTTCGCGTGGTGATAGGCCCACTGATTATGATGTACCTCCACCGCGCCCCGCCTTTTATGTGCCCCCGGAGGAACGAGCATCAGACGATGCCTCGCTACAGTTTCTTCGGAAAGACAGTGGAGTGCGCTCAGGTCTGATGAAGGGATGTGGGGATGCGACTGGTGAGGTTAAACTAGAGCCTGGCCAACTCTTCGCCCCCGAGCCTCCCGTCCGCCCGGCGGAATCACCCAGTTACATCAATGAAAAAGCAGCGCGATTGTCATCTACAAGTGTCCGCGCAGGGGCCTCCTTGTTAACGGGGGACATCGGAGCAGAGGTCAGTCGTCTAGCGGTGGTGAAAAATTCCACATCTACGCGGAACCGAAGCGAGAAAACAGATGCATCTCCACCCCTCACGTATGGGGGGAGTAAAGGATCGATATTTGAGTCGAGGGACGTAGCCGATGGAGTGccggaagggaaaaagatcAGACAACATGAAGGAACTGTTGGCAGAGGTGAGGAAGGCGGAGAAACCACTGGAGGAAATCCCACTGGCGATGAATTGCCGCTCTTACAACAAATGCAGGTTGATCTTCGCCGTCTGGAATACTACCAGGGGACCCCCCAATATCCAGAGATGCTGAAGGAGTTCCGCGCAAAATACTTATCTGACGGCGGTAGCGAGGGTGAAGGGGACGGACGTCTGGAGGACCTTCGGTCTTACACCCAGGAAGAGCTGGCGCGCGGACTGGAGTCACAGCCAATTGATTATCTTCGGGCTAGCAGTAAGTTGAAGGTGGAGCTTACCAGCGGCCCCAGAGCGTACGACCCGGTACTTGTCATGCAGCAGATGGGTGTGATGCGGTTTCAAGGGTATGCTTTCCCTCCCACGACGGAATTAGGTAGGCTATGCGACAGTGATGGAAAACTGCCGGACTCGAGCGAAGGTGCCCATAGATTTGCCAAGTATGTAGCTCAGACGGCTCCAACAGCCATCAAAGATCAATTGAAAGGCAATGAGGACAGGCACATTCTCTATCGAACAATGGGCCTAGACGTCGTACAACGCCGACAAGTGAAGGCTATGTTGAGTGACTTTGACCACGGTGATCGCCATACGTCATACCATGTGATGATGTCGTATCCCTACGCTGACTGGTTACATGTGTTCTACATGGTTTTGGTGGGGGTGGCGATATATGAGATGCAGGTTCGATTTTGTGCGTATGACTTTTATGATGAGTATTTGGGATTGGACCTGCGCCAAGTTCCCAAATTGAAGAAGCCCTTCCTTGTCACTGTTACTGTTGTGGTGATGGTAGTCGCACTGTTTCACCCACTGCTTCTAGTTAGCATTGCAACCACGCGTCTTTATCGCATCGCGATGAAGCGCCCTGTTGGACCTCCATAACGTCTTTCACATCTCAGGTCTATCGACGAAGGCTCAAGGCTTGCATTCTATGCAACAGGGGCTGATGGCGGTGGTGCCTGCTTTTGCGAGTACCTTTCACtgttttgattttattttgcaCTACAGCACTCCGaatgttctttctttttgtgatgcTGCCCACTTCTAATAGCTAAGCAactaccttctttttttcactgcttCCAATTTGGCAAGAAGACTactgaggaagagggggtGATAGGCAGCGCATTGAGAAAGGTGCGTTTAAACCCTAGGAATATCCGCAGAGTAGGTGTATCCACCACACCACCAATACCGCAAAACGAACCAAAAGTAGAGGAATAACGTACAAAGTATCGAAGGAGAGCATCAAGCGGCCTTTCGCACGGGTAAGTTATCAGTTTCTGTGAGTGGGAGTGCGACCAAGTTTAgattatttttcattttatatatTGTTAGAAGGAGAGAGTATCTTTTTAGCATACGTCGAAAGGTGATATTCATAGAGTTGTTTACTAGATAGAGTGCATATACACGTGTATCGTAAGCTGTAGTATCGCTTATTCATGTCTATGCACCGTGACTTACTTCGAATAAGGCGGCAGACGTCGAACCTTGTCTCGTCACCCTCGCCTCCTTCCTCACGTGCCAGCCCTCGTGCAAGGGTGAGTTCGGCTAGAGGGGAACAACGACAAGGTGCTAGTGAAGCCGTGCATGTAGCAGTTCGTGTGCGGCCTTTGTCTGTCAATGAGGCGGGACAAGATGTCATCGTTTCGATGGATCCGTCAGCGAAGAAGATATTCGTGAGGAACCGAGGCGAGGAGCAACAAGAGTTTCCTTTTGAGTTGCCCGTATGGTCTTGCGGTGGAAATGCGCTAAACGGCTCGCCGCCGGTAAGTCAGGCAGCACTGTACAAAATGGTTGGGCAACCCCTTTTGGACCACGCATTTGAGGGCTTTAACAGCACACTTATGGTATACGGTAGCACAGGCAGCGGAAAAACTTACACAATGATGGGTGACATGGATGGCGGCTTTCTGGGTGAGGACGAGGATGTGCTCAACGATGGTGAGGAGGGCATTGTCCCACGCCTATGCCGTGAGATGTTTCAGAAGATCAGAGATCGCTCGGTCAGCTTGTCTGACGGGGGAACGCTGACGTGGGATGTGCATGCCTCCTATGTGGAGGTTTATTGTGAGAAGATTAGCGATTTACTGAATAACGGTGCCCCTGTCACTATTCGTGAGGTGATCACGGATAACGAAGCGCACTTTGCGCTCAATGGTGCGCAGCGGGTTAACGTCCGTAATTCAGCGGAAATACTGCATCTCCTAAAAATTGGTAACAGACACAGGAAAACAGCCTCTACGGCCATGAATGAGCGCAGTAGTCGTAGTCATGCTATATTTGTTGTGGAGCTCACCGAGATGCTTGTAGTGAGGGGACCCGATGGTGAGTGTGTCGGTGCCCCAGGCAAGTTCCTTACCGTTCGCCTCGTTGATTTGGCGGGTAGTGAACGCGTTGGGGAAGCGGGCATGTCGGGACAGCTATTCAAGGAGGGTGTTGATATTAACTGCAGCCTCTTCACCCTGGGTATGGTAATTGAGGCTCTTTCGGATCCTAGTCGACGCCATATGAGGCCACCATACCGTGACAGTACGTTGACGAAGATTCTAAAGGACGCATTTGGTGGAAACAGCAAAACCACGATGATTTGTACCATTGCCCCCACGGAGGCCCAACGTGTGCACACGGTTCAAACACTTCAGTACGGGCTTAAGGCGCGACGAATTGTGAACAAGCCATGTGCGAAGAGAGGACCGTCAGCTAAAGAGCTTCGTAAGGCCAGTGAGGAGATGCTTAGTTTACGCCAGAAGCGCAGGGAAAGGCAACCACAAGGCACTGGCTTGGAGGAATCGTATGCTGATCTAAGGCGTGCTGGCGACGGAGGCTTACATAATGGGGGTGCTTTACGTCATTCTGAGAGCTCGTCGGAAGGCAAGGAGACTTCTCTTGGCGGCTCCAATTTCGCTACAGATGAGGAGAGGGACCGTTACAGGAGGAAGATGGAAGAGCTGGAAGAAGAAATTGAGCGTGCGAGGGCGAGATACAGAGAGCAGGGGCGGGAGCTGCAAAACATAAGGAGAGAGAGTGCGGCTGAGGCTGAGGTGCGTTTAAGGGCGTTAGAAGCCCAATTCAATGAGAAGGAAAATCATTTGAAGCGGAAAGGTCACGAAATTCAAAGGAAGCACCGTGATGCGGAGAGCCGATTGAAAGAGTTTAAAAATTTTTCGGAGGAGCGCATTTCTGACCTCCTTCGTGCACAGGGGGAGCTGAAAGATAAGTTACACGAGAAGGAACTTGCAGTCGGGCAGCGTGAGCGGGAGCTGCAGGAGGCCCAGAGTCGTGCCGAGGAGGAGGTTTCCCGTTTGCATCAGCGCATGATGCAGCAGGAACGAAAATGGCTTGAGCGCCATAAGGCTTTGGAAGCTGAAATTTGCGCACAGGAAGACAAAATGAGGGACCGATTGCGTGATGCTATGGAGAGAATGCGTAATGTGGAAGAAGTTGCAGCACGTCGCGAGAGTGAGCTTCACCGCAAGTGGTTAGATGCCCAGCAAGCGACCCGAGAGCTTCACCACAAGTTAGCTGAGAGCGAGGCAGAAAAGGCGCGACAAATATCTCAGGATCGCCGGGAAACAACCAAACGCGAGTCTGAACTTGCCCATAAATTGGAAGAAACTGAGCGCGGCCGAAAGGCCCTCGAACGTGAGGCGGTATCGCTAAAGACTGAATTGGATGTGTTGAAGGAAGACTACGAGATGCTCGCTAAAAACAGCAGGGAGGGTTGTGATGCGGAGGCGCGGCTTCTCCCCCTTGAGGAGGAACTAAAGAGGCGAGAGGAGCGGCTGCAGCAACGCGAGGAACAGGCCCAGGCATCACTCGATGAAGTTCTAAAGAAGCAAGAGGAACTGGACCGCTTACACCTCGCAGTCATTGCCAAAGCAGATGCTATTGAGAAGGATGCGGTTGCCGCACTTCGGGAAAGGGAGAGTCGCCTTCAGAAGCGTGAAGATGAGCTTAAGAGCTTGGAGCATGAGTTGGAGGCACGCTCCGCGGTTTTGGATGTGGAGGCCAAGTATAAATCAATGGAGTACGATACGAAGGAGAGTGGGGCAGAGGCTTTAGCTTCCCGCGAACGCCGCGCCACAGAACTGCTTCAAGATGAACTTCAGGAAGCATTGCAACGTGTTCATCTCGACATGAAACAGAGGGAAGAGAAGTTTGATCGAATGGAAGATGATATCAAGCGATGTCGTGAGCAGTTGGAGAATCTCTACAACGAGCGGGATGAGATGCTTAGGCGTGCATCCACATCCTCCGCTGGACGCAGCTGCGTGTTTGACTCGCCGCTTCCCGTTCCTCCACGGGGTTGCCGAAGATGCAGGTCGGGTACATCGTGGCCGTCCAACTGTAGCACGATGGGGACcggggaggaaaatgatgcGTCTCTCAGTGGGCGGCAGTTCTCTCCTAACCAAAGCAGCGCGTCGCAGCAAGAACCGCGCTGCTCAGAGAACGGGGTTGAGGGGGGGAGGTCGTCTGAACTGCGTCCGATAAGTGCTCTTGCGGGGGAGTCGGTTTGCTTATGGCTCAAGAATATGCTGATCACTATGGAGGAAAGGAGCCGCGGCTTACTTGAGGATTTGTGCTATCATGAATACAGTGTCCTCGAGCGGATGACGTCCATCGgctctcttttttcgtttggcGAAAATGCTCCCAACACGAGGAGCCCTGAGGTGGCCGCCAGGGTGGTTGACCGTACTTCGGTGTCTGCATGTAGTGACCATTTGCGCGGTGGTTTTCGACTTGGATCAAT
Above is a window of Trypanosoma brucei brucei TREU927 chromosome 3, complete sequence DNA encoding:
- a CDS encoding kinesin, putative, whose product is MSMHRDLLRIRRQTSNLVSSPSPPSSRASPRARVSSARGEQRQGASEAVHVAVRVRPLSVNEAGQDVIVSMDPSAKKIFVRNRGEEQQEFPFELPVWSCGGNALNGSPPVSQAALYKMVGQPLLDHAFEGFNSTLMVYGSTGSGKTYTMMGDMDGGFLGEDEDVLNDGEEGIVPRLCREMFQKIRDRSVSLSDGGTLTWDVHASYVEVYCEKISDLLNNGAPVTIREVITDNEAHFALNGAQRVNVRNSAEILHLLKIGNRHRKTASTAMNERSSRSHAIFVVELTEMLVVRGPDGECVGAPGKFLTVRLVDLAGSERVGEAGMSGQLFKEGVDINCSLFTLGMVIEALSDPSRRHMRPPYRDSTLTKILKDAFGGNSKTTMICTIAPTEAQRVHTVQTLQYGLKARRIVNKPCAKRGPSAKELRKASEEMLSLRQKRRERQPQGTGLEESYADLRRAGDGGLHNGGALRHSESSSEGKETSLGGSNFATDEERDRYRRKMEELEEEIERARARYREQGRELQNIRRESAAEAEVRLRALEAQFNEKENHLKRKGHEIQRKHRDAESRLKEFKNFSEERISDLLRAQGELKDKLHEKELAVGQRERELQEAQSRAEEEVSRLHQRMMQQERKWLERHKALEAEICAQEDKMRDRLRDAMERMRNVEEVAARRESELHRKWLDAQQATRELHHKLAESEAEKARQISQDRRETTKRESELAHKLEETERGRKALEREAVSLKTELDVLKEDYEMLAKNSREGCDAEARLLPLEEELKRREERLQQREEQAQASLDEVLKKQEELDRLHLAVIAKADAIEKDAVAALRERESRLQKREDELKSLEHELEARSAVLDVEAKYKSMEYDTKESGAEALASRERRATELLQDELQEALQRVHLDMKQREEKFDRMEDDIKRCREQLENLYNERDEMLRRASTSSAGRSCVFDSPLPVPPRGCRRCRSGTSWPSNCSTMGTGEENDASLSGRQFSPNQSSASQQEPRCSENGVEGGRSSELRPISALAGESVCLWLKNMLITMEERSRGLLEDLCYHEYSVLERMTSIGSLFSFGENAPNTRSPEVAARVVDRTSVSACSDHLRGGFRLGSICGVVPHDAPCVPSLMHTEADCGLRDAASEHEQLAQRIVAFERLQHQREVEFQQKDEQIREYLVEVEAMDRERMAMYRLKEEEHEAAAAQLQMAKREFDHRVNCMQQTLFCRGAQQHAESIVLQEAAERENIFRLFNIQLHKIFAHERNMAHHTNCVDLLRQREEVITLEEAQLQKRISQLKDEEDEWKRRRSTEETQILTYLLELQNEDMLRKQAIGEKGSREDTAKYCEDAELGVAGLCNVMHRVRDHTQKCELAVQKMESELEQQADAEKVLEEREAAVERRRRELSTSMESRERSLLDREMELEELTRRLKGDIQKRELAIQKMESELEQQADAEKVLEEREAAVERRRRELSTSMESRERSLLEQEVDLRKLSTKAGDNCRKRPGSRVAHNQEGSYYVDIKKLLEVCGFQLPGGKVEFPDGADTPIELTDNLIDVIESLRRQLKVWIQKYRVLKSDEKLECERCLWQNNRGATVCRCCGNAQLV